In the genome of Lactuca sativa cultivar Salinas chromosome 3, Lsat_Salinas_v11, whole genome shotgun sequence, the window CACTAACACTGTGACATTCATACTTATTTTCACGACTCAATGTAGGTCGTCCACCATATTAATGTCAAGTCGACTTTTAGAATATGGAGATCAAGCAGGAGGTCTACGTTACCCAACCATAAGGATATGTTTATAAAGTACATCGTCATAAGGTATTACAACTCTTTGTATGTCAAGCTCCTTGAGCTAGGAACATTTTCTTGGATAAAATCTTAAAAGGGAtcgtttttttgaaaaatttacaaTACTCGACCAATGTACAAAAGGAACCAAAATAGCATGTTGATGGTATCTATGTTGACAACTTAATAACTATCAGGTTGAACACCGAAGACATTGTCGAATTCAAGaaacaaatgatttttttttaaatgattgaCATGGGTTCACTTTCTTACTACCATAGAACAAAAATGTCGCAAAATAAGTATGAAATTTATTTACGAAAACGACTTAGGTAAAGAAGACTTTTGTGAAATTTGTGGTATTTAACTCACACTCGCTCGGACTTAAGAACATGGTGAAAAAATTAACTTAATTGAATATAGGAGAGAGTGTTGGGTTGTTTAAGGTATTTAAGTCACCTGAGCAAATTCTCCATTTACGATTGGAATTTCAAGTCGTTTCATGGAAAAAGCAATCGGTGTTGCGTTTCCAAGTAGTAAAACAAATCTTATAGTATGTAAGACGAACTATTAACTATGAACTCAATAGATGACATGATTTTTTTTCTACAAGAAAAAACGGTTACATGTAAATTTCAAAAGCAAAAGACAATTTTTAACCAATGTGAAGTCGAGTTTACGGCAAGGATGCATGTCAATTCATTTGACTTAGGAATCTAGTGAAGGAGTGTACGAGACATCATATCATGCCTATCACTTTGTAAGTCGATAACAAGTGAAAAACTTACTTCATAAAAAATTGCATGTTTAATGATCGAAGCTTAACACATTGACATTCATTTTTATGAGGCAATGTTAGATCgtgtatatattattattattgtagaaTATATAAATTCAAAAGATCAATGGGTGTATATTGCAAAGGCTTGTGATGTTTATACATTAGGAAAGTTGAATCATCCTTCTCTTTCTCTTTCCTATACTACTTTTTGGCCGACTTGTGTTTCTCTCTCCAAAATGGATGAGTCGACTATCCTTCCCCTCCCCATTTGTCACTTCATAAAGAATGAGTCATCCATCTCTCCCCTTGCCCTTAATTTCCATACATCTCTCAGGATATGAGGGTATGGATTAAGAGACGGCTTTTCTCTTACATCCACTTTTACGTTAAATAAGGAGATGATTCACTTCCTCATATTATTTTCTTAAGTAAGGTGGTATATTACCTTTAGTACTTTTTGTATTAAAATATTAGAAATACTTAGGCTATTTAAGTAGAGTAATTACTTTGTATTCACCGGATATTATAACCTTTTCTTTTCAATATTAGAGTAAAATTAAGCTTTGGCTTCATTCTTGTTTCGACTACTTATCATAACAAAAATCAGTTTTAATTACTACTTTGAGCACTAAATCTTGTGCAACTTACACTTGTTTATATTTTAATACTTTATTTCCTGCAACATTCACATATAATTTGTTTACGTTTTCCAATAAACCAAAACTCAGTTTACGAAATGTGTATGATAGCTACATATCATAAACTTGAATTTTGACGTTTTCCATAAATCCATGGAAAGTAAGAAACGCAATGTCCCTTCTCGCAAATTAACATAGTTGACATTTCAATCTTGATAAAACACAATTTTCATATGCAAGTTTATTACTATTGATTATATACTTTAACCGAACtttatttagaaaaataaaataaaatagagtAAACGAGTGTACCTGTTGGCAAGCAGATGGTTTCTTTAGGGGCTGATCATCAGGCATAAGACCAAAGTGGATGTGAGGAAAATGTGCCCACTAAAACAATAAATTACAACAATTAATTGACAAAAATCGCAAACCTAAAAACACATGCTATCAAAATTGATTAAAGTTGTTTACTTTTacacacattatatatatatatatatatatatatatatatatatatatatatatatatatatatatatatatatatatatatatatatgtgtgtgtgtgtgtgtgttctaaaACATTAATGCAATCAATAAATAGAAATATAATAATGAGAGACATATATGTTCTTGGATCTTACATTCTTTGCAGCTGCACTGAAGGCTTCCCTGTGGCTTATATCTGGGTTACCTGCTTTGATACGTTGGATCTCTTCCCTGCaatttatatttttagttttCCAAGAGAAttagtatgtattttttttttctcaatttgtCAAATAGAAATTTTTTCTGTTGAAATAATCATCAAGGTAGGATTTAAATACCATATATTTTCCATATTCGGGAATGTTACAAAAGCTAAGTTGTTTATATTTCTATTAATTTGAAGGGAAGCTTTATTAGAGTGCTAAACTCTATTGATCATGTATAACAATCTAAAAGCAACTCTACTTAATTCGTTCAAGAACGGATGAGTCacaaatattatttaataaaaagaagtatgattattttaattaaaatggTTTCCGTTTACTAGAAATACGCATACCtagaaaaacataaacaaatgttTTTGAGATTATTCACGTAGATATATACAAAGCCATTGTTGTTTTAAGAATTTTCGACATAAATTACTTTTAAAAGCTATTTTATCACTCAAGAAAATTAATCGACATATATACATACTTGATAAATCTGTTGTAAGCAGAAGGAACTCTCTGGCGCTTCTCTGGAGCTGCAAATACATGAAGACAAATATAACGACAAAATAAACAGACGCAATATTAAAATCATTTGGTTTCAGACTGTTTTGTGTTGTCTCTCTCCTATCATAACTTCATCATTATCTCTCTATATATATCAAGAAACTGTGCCCATCTTAAATTCCGGGGGAGAGATAATTTCTAATCCCATCCACATGTAAACACAAAAGCAAGAAAGTATAGGTCTATAAAAGCTGCAAAACATTTATTTATCATGCATTTAAATTTGAATATGTAACACAATATTTCCAATTTTTTCCCCATGGAATGGGCTCTTTGTCAAAGACGTAAAGAGTTAATTTATGAGGAAAATATTATAAAAACTTAAGATGACAAATCAAACTTTCTATGTAATTACGCTTGTAAATGAAGATTAAGTTCGATCTTTGAAGTATTctgtaagaaaaaaaataataactttcTTGTTCCACTTCTACATAGGCCAATTGGAGAATTTTTTTTCATCAACAATACAACTTTTTTCTACAAAATTTGAAGACTAGCTTACAAATAAACAAGATACAGGGAGATAATTAaggtttataaaaataatatattagggtttcatttgtTGAGTTATAATGTCATGTAATCGTATAGTTTCAGAAAAAAGTTACCTTTTTGGTGGTAAGAGATGGACATATtgagaaataaagaaaaaaaagagtGAAGGCCACGAAATAAAAGCTAAAGAAAGAGAGTTTTCCCACATACCAAATCCAATAAATGCTCAAGACACCATTTAGATGTAAGCTTTTGAAAGTACAATCAATGGACTATTTTAATAACTTTCTTGATTTACTGAGAAACTAACGGATTTCTGTATTTTATGcttaaaacaaaagaaaacaaaacaaTCTTTAACCTTCTTTTATATCACATCTAGATTCAAAAACCAATGGGTTGATAAACAAGAAAGAAAATGACAAAAGAAATCTTACGCCTATTCACTACAGGAGGTTTCAGTAACTCATCAACTCGAACTGGACCTATAGACTCTGGAATTGACTGATTCATCAATAGGTTCGAAGGGGTCATGTTCCTCATCTCCTCCTGTAAAAAAATTATTCATTTAAACGAAGTAAATATGAGACGCAAAACTTGTGAACTtttcaagaaaccctaatttctgtaGTATATATAAATCGAGTCTTTCCCGAAATAACGTTATGAAGCCCTAATGGCAGACACCTTAACAGTATCAGCATCTACACATGCCGTGATGTATGTATATATCAAGACCAACAAATTTTTATGTAtctatatatatagagagagaaagatatatagagagagaaagatagagagagaaagatagaaTTAGGTCATCTGCTACAGGATCAAGAACGAATTGAAAAACACAATGGGGACTACATGTGTATTCTTTATAAAATATTTTCGCTAGTTGATATCACTGTTTGAGGAGAGTAATGATCAGGTAATTAGGTAcacgtttatttatttatttatatatttattttttgtaatcTTTGAGGACGTATATAGAGTTTCTCGATCTGTACTATTTATAAGTAGTTAGCAAATTAATTAGGTTGTACCATAATGTTTTGATGAGAGAAGAAGTTATGGCCAAAATGAAGCTGATTCGCAgaggcagcagcagcagcaggaagAAGATGGGCACGCATGTTAACAGACAAAAGATTGGTGCAGTGCCCACATCGAACAGTAACAGTTGTGAACAAACTGCTGCAAGGAACACTcacctacaacaacaacaacatacacaccataataatttgattaagtTTTGTAACGAAATTCAAACTGCCTTTAAAGATCATGAAATTTTAAAACAAGAGATGGATGATATATAGAGAATCATGCATATGATGATTATGTATACCGCAAGAACGGTTTCACAAAAGTTGCACTGGACATAGCAGAGTTGCTCGGGGGTTGGtgagaggtggtggtggtggtggtggtggtccgGTTGGAAGGATGCCGATGATGACATGTTTGTTTactctttcttctctctttctctctctcctttTGTTTTGATTGTTTCTCAGAGTTTGAggtgattgattgattgattgatatgATGGACTGAACAATGTATATGGATAGATTATGTTTGGGGATCTGGCCTTGAATTTGTGTGTGCGACTTCAAGGACAAGTGAGAAGGAAGTTACAATGGAGAATGTAAAAGACAAGAGATATAAAAAGAGAGACCCACTACATCATATATCACTCCTGTTAATCAAACCCCAAGGTTCTCTCTTTCATTACATTTCTTTCTAATGTTACTTTAATTATGGCCCATAAATGTTCACTAACCCCAATTTTTTTAACGCCAAAAAGATTTTAggtacatttttttttcaaactcttttatatTTAGGAGAGCTATATTAGATAACATATATATTAGAGCTATAAAACATGTACCAAAAAATTACCAACAAAACTAATGTAATTGCTAGTATATATATGTTTGATAACCAATATATTTAGTTGTTAGTGATGTATTAATTGTATAATCTTGGTACGATAATGGTATAAAATTTCAAATACCATCGGTGTATGGTACGAaccaacttatatatatatatatatatatatatatatatatatatatatatatatatatatatatatatatatgtttatttattttgttcttactaagtattgtgtgccagaatgcacagatctggaccaacggttaaaattaatcaatggacatgatttgagagtgtatgatattacaatggggtaacatgtatcatataatcacacaattttaGCAAAAttgtattttggacaattaactacatttataaaagaaaatttttgaatttttaggGACGATTAGttctcctaatttaaaaaaaatctgaattttttaattaattcaatttcaatttttaccgattttattctatcagaataatttttgttagaatgatattctttcaaaattttattctaatagaatattattgaagaaaaacaaaatttttgaataagatgttgaaaaataacaaacattctaatatattcttatacatccgaacttaaatacaaattcatacatattcttacagactaaaagtcttataaattttaatatagttataaaaattttaaaagaatATTAACAAACATgaataatattcataaaaaataacaacattccgcTAGAATATTCTCGTCTCTATGTTTTCTTCTTGAATTCAtgaattctaaaagaatattgttgtttttgGATATTGAATCctaaaattctgaaagaatattgtggtttttcttcattctttgagAATGAAGTATcacatatctttttttttttcataagtttCCTCATCATTCATTCATCATCCTAACATACATTAAATTCCAACAGAATATCTGAATCATGAATATTTGAAAGAAACACATGTTCCTGCTTACATCACCACAAAATATACACACCaacttttagtttttgttttctttttattatctACAAAACTcagaagtttttagtttttttatataatttttgtaacagcccggattcccaggtattattcatttatttatttttggtaatttgtgaggagactcggcgagttggagcctagactcgccgagtatgattgcggatttggacgcgggttcgcgtccggactcggcgagtccaagagtggagtcggcgagtccacgctgtttaatgaaaccctaatttcccggctctgagccctatttaaaggaccttataacccttcattgcggctaccttcgaccttgagagcaccagagcatctgagagtccttatgagtgagaaaagaggccattattcaccatcctTGTGTGTGTTAGCAAGAGGGAAGAagaaggccaagctaggagagttggggagcttggatctacttccatttcggcagaggaagctatttgaggtaatattcagagcttattctcgtgtttttattgatatggtcaaatctagggtttcttcatgccttgtttatcttgaattggagtgtgagaggtcccatggggaattgggacctagatctggaccttagtaggtccagagagtcccaaatgctctgctttatgcctttccttttgagttggggacttaggttaccactttagatgtcatttcaccaaaagaagccttgtaggcgtcgcatggtagccaagatagtgactttacgtgatgaatgaacttggaaggactggatctataaGTCATTGGGACGaatctgacctcaggagcgagtttgagttgatgcatggcatggactcgccgagtctgaagaacagactcggtgagtagcatgaagattgtccgtaaccactcagcgagtggtcttgccgagttaaggggttgactcagtgagtcagagagggttgtcgagtggactgagtcaagttggaactcgccgagttgttcttgagactcggcgagttgaatcgtggtggccccgcgattcatgccaggtggaactcgtcgagtcagggaagtagtcaacgtgtcaagagaggatcctagggagtcagtgaacacgtatagactcgccgagtcgctctagtgcactcgccgagtccggtcaaagttgaccgttgaccagagttgaccagtgttgacttgataggggtagtcaaccttagttgtgaaagtgttaattagatatatgtggtgttataggaggattatagctcggaggattgagcgcgagtgatttccgggatttgcgagttattgagatacgtgaggtgagtcttctcactatactttatcttgagtaggtaatcagagttatgtgacagagtatttgtatgctatatgtatgttatgtgttgtattgcattatttctatgtgatttatgctgtgcatgtttatagagttggaaccggaaggttcccagagttagaaccagagggttcacagagtagggtctacgggcccacagagttatagcctcgagtggctaatatgtgttatgtgtggtattttggggaactcactaagatttgtgcttacagtgttagtgttatttgtttcaggtactagtgatgaccgtgggaaggcaccgtcttgatcagtacacatacatgggatttttatgttatgtgatcttgggattctttgtatgacatggattggagtttcaaacattgatgtttttatgaaaattaaatgaatatgtttttatattatgcgaaaaattattttgaaattcacggtgttacaagtttaCTCAATTCAAATggtttagaaaaacaaaataaCTAAAGCCAGTATATGCAAAACAAGATGCTAAGATAAATTGACTTTTATATTCAAAATCACTATAATAAAACATAGAAAGAACAAGTATAAAAACAATTCCAAACCAATTACTAAATTAGACTTTTATAATAAAAGTATCTATTCAAAAGTCAAAGAGAAGAATTGATATTTTCCACTCGTTTACCTCGATTTCTACCGACGACGGTCAAAGAAGGCTCACCGGGAATCAATATTTTCCTCCTCCTCCTTTGAATCGGTGAAGCACTCGAGGtgcttcccgatttctgattccaATCGTGCTTCTCTTCCTTAATCCGACAAAGATGAGCATCGGGGGATCTTCCCCTTGATCTTCTTTGCTGCCGACAACAGGAGAGGATCAAAGAACCGTTGACGACCTTCCTTCGCATCTTCCGCCATTGAAGAATTTTTCAATTGCAATTCCATCATCGGTCTCCGCCATTGAAGAATACGAGCATCATAAGAGGGATGAGGTGGATTTCAATGTTTGGGCAAGCGGTTTTGTGGTTTTAAGCTTCTTGTAGGAGACGTTTCCATGGCGGCAGAGTGGGCAGGAGATTGAACCTGGTGGTCTGGTAGGTGAACTTGGAGTGAAAAGGGTTTGAGCATTTTGGAGGTTTTATTAGACAGGATTTAATAGAGATGCTAGGTCAAATatacttattttatttccttaattgcaagatttaattaaatgatttccttaattaaaagtataaacgGTCCAAAacacccttaaatgatttatttaattgtttattatttcttgaattctcattggtgcatttaggcacacaatacttgctaaaaacatttgaacctagctctctctctctctctctctctctctatatatatatatatatatatatatatatatatatatatatatatatatatatatatatatatatgacggtTCACTTGCGATCACAAAAAATTTGAGATCTTGAGATTAAACTTTAATCACATATTGTTCATTTGCCGTTGTTACGCTCCAATGTACCGACAGCAGTAGGataagtataatcataaatgattatatgacagagagatataatcatatatgattatacatctgTATACgtatatgcctaatcataaaagcttatacatatatgtctgttcACGGATtgaataatcatatataattatgaCAGTTGGTGACAGAAGAGGTGGTTGTAGAGGTAGCTGTGGTATAATCAACGGATGTGACAGTGGTGGGTTGGGCAAGTAGCAGAGGTGGTAGTAGTGGTGGTGGGTGACAGTTgtggtggtggggatggtggcgGAGGAGAAAGGAACAAACGTcgctatataatcatttatgattatagcTAACCTGTTGCACCGGTACGCCGGAGGGTTAGAACAACAAATGTGTAATATGTAGCTAAAGTTGAATCTTAAGATCACTGTTTTATTTTGAATTTCAatggaacctatatatatatatatatatatatatatatatatatatatatatatatatatatatatatatatattgaatggttcaaaatgagaaccaaaaaatgtTAAGAactatacatttaaaaaaaacttatcATTAAGGGTATTTTCACTACAGGAAATGAATGCATTACCGACGACGCCTTTACCGATGACAACGATCTTTTGTGGCATCTCTTAAATTTGTCGCCGCTAAATGTCCTTGTCACCGCTACTGGTGTCGTCAGTAATGCTTTATGGACCGAATCAGTATTATCACCATTTGGTAAACCGTAACCGTTTAATCGTGTATCTAATCCAATGGTTGGGGTCCTGTTTTCACACAAAACCAATATCGACGACATAGAGTCGCCGCTAAAAACCAAAAATTATCACCGCTAAAGTTCGAAAAAGGACACACGCTCTTTCCCCTCGGTGTAAGTTGCCGCTATTGGTTCCTGTCGTCGGTATCTCTTTAGCTGTCCTAACTATTGCGTGTCGCCGCTACTAATCGACTGAAATTATACAATACAATCGCTTCCTCTTTTTGCTTTCTGCTCTCATTTTGTCTCCATTTTTCGCATGCGTTCTTTGACGATTCTCAATCAATTATCAGTCCCCATAATTAGAAGAGATACCAGAGGGCCACCAGAAACTTCCCCTCTCCGGCCCTGTAAGCCACTGGTGTTGTTGTTGTCGATTTCGTCCTCCAAGGTTTGTGTGTTCCTTCCTTATTTCTCCCTTTCTTTCTATTTTAATGTTGATTTCTTGGAGAATTTGTGACTaattgcatttttttttaaaaatcttttttctCTATTGTCACTACAGCTACCGTTGGCTGTTGCTGTTACCGATGacaactaccaccaccactacaCCAACTTCTGATTGCTGGCCACCATATGTTCTATGTACTATGATTTTGGAGATTAATTACAATAATATGTCTATTTGGTGTATATGTTtgtatttttatatgtatatgtaaatTTGGTGTATGTGTGTGAAATTTTGTGTATTTGATATAAgatgttattatgtatgtatgtgaaaGTATGTGTTTTTGGTATTAGTATAATGTGAATGTGTATTTGATATATGTATTCATCATGTTTGTGTATTTGGTAattatgctcaagaatcatattaaagtgatattactAATTAACATATAATACTAAAGGGTCACACTAAGAACatcttgatataattgattatttattagaaattggttTTGATAAATATTCAACAAAATCTTATAAtaaaaattggaaattatttatttgtagaaaattggaaattatttatttgtaGGAAATAATAATTGGAAATTACATAATTCGTATGGTATGAATTagtaagtcatgcacaacattttggactagacaaatctttttttcttttaccaaaaagttaaagtttatattttataaactagtTCATAAATTTATAAAACTTGTCTTCGTTTTTGTTATTAATTTCGAAATGTAAAGAAGACAAAGGAGACGATGGGCTTTTGATTATTTTTGTTAAACGTAAAGTCTAGCTTGCATGTATGGATATAATAATGAGTTATAGACATGGTTGTTTAAAAGTGCTAAGACCTTTTGGTTAAGGACTTCACTTTTATGAATTAAGAGACATGAGGCTTTCATTTTTGAGTTTTGGTCTTTTGATGACAAAAATCTAGATGCTCTCTCTCATTCTTTCTCATTTTGTTTAGAACACATGAAGATTATTTGCTTTTATAACTCTCTCGAAGTTCATATTGCTTGTAAACTTCAAGCTTAATAGATTAAGAGTTttagactagcatctacatcaagttaagtcattgttggtgtctcttaAGTTCATCATCCTTCattaacttccaagcctcccaagatgATCCAAAGAACTACAAATGTTGTAATTTCTCCATCTTCTTCTTTGGCTGGTGTCTATTTTCTGTCCAAACTTTGAAAGATGATTGTTAGCCGGGTTTAAGTTGTTTATGTTATTAAAAAATGGTCAAGTCTCTCGTTGCTCAAtattatgtttttgaaactattttttgaataaaaacctaacaattggtatcaagagccaccttgcaagtttgattatatttttttgatttttggaaatcttaggtTTTTGGAGAGTATATATGACTTGGttttgtataaaaacaagttcTTACATATTTTCTATCACaaatttataattgttattttatgtgacaaaagttttCATGCAcattttgtcatttaaagttgtaatagaaaaaacaaaggttgtttaatgtatatgttgatatgtatgatgtgcataaactaccCAAGGACTATTAAGTTTGTTGTGTTGTTGTGTTGgttcttttataaaaattgttataataatttatttatgcatacaatatgtaataaattaaatatattagttttcttgttttatttaaataatagattagttgttagaaataatttatttgtaaaaaaatgtAACAAAAAATTATGTTGGAGCCATTTTTTGAAGACCAAAGTGCAATTTTCACAAGTATAAGGTGTGCAGGATTTTCAGTGACAGTTTGCAAATTGTCGCtaaatgttgttgttgctgttggtaGACTTTTCAAAGGGCTATTGAGCATTTGAGACGCTTTCTGCAACACTTTCTGAAAATGTTGCTTATTGTTGAAATATTGCTTTAAAGAAGCTTTTCCAATTTTTTGAAACAAATGGTGTTTTCTCAAGTGGGAGCTTCTATAAAAATATTACAAGATGATTTTTGGTCCCTTAAAATGTACatttaggaatggacttgacatTTTTGTTTTGGCTTACACAAAATGTCtttagttggttatgtttatgcacatataattttatgcatgtttgtgctatttattttatgcaattattatgtgtgACTCATATATTAGTTTTTGACATGCTAAAATAGTTTTTAgataaaataaacatcacatggagtttgcttttcaaaatttataatttatacatAAGATTTAACAAGTTATAGTTTTAATATAAAATTCGGTTTTATAAAAACGTTAATAAcgtcaaattttgaaatacttaaatataagtttaaaatgatgatttttgaaaaaaatccaaatatataagtaataaaaggGAGTTTTACTAAAGATATAAATAGGTTGAAATGCACTTAAACTTAATACCGGTTATTAAAATTGACTCACGTTTAAATTATATAAACATTAGCATTTTATATAGAACCTTCAAAAgtgatttcttttgaaaatttgtaccatggtttattatatgcatgtaataatgatgatatcatatgtttttaaaacaataattataaaacatataaagaaccttttacaaacctcaaatttGTGAAATCCATTTTGAAGAATAGTCGCACGtttcttgtatgcactagtgggataaaggatgTCTAACtgcttagtgttatcttttgatagTCTGGGTGTTttcgcgatttctataaccaagttataggctgattaaacatgtttttcaaaatggacgatttgatcggaaatcttttgtgataaaggatacctaagcaagagcattccaaggcatagatgggatcaaacacgtctaattaaatttgttattagcgatcccataaatctaggaattatatagtaggatataattgataatcgatatccaccaggttgaattcaaatggatgggataaaggatacctaacca includes:
- the LOC111906346 gene encoding axial regulator YABBY 5 isoform X1; protein product: MSSSASFQPDHHHHHHHLSPTPEQLCYVQCNFCETVLAVSVPCSSLFTTVTVRCGHCTNLLSVNMRAHLLPAAAAASANQLHFGHNFFSHQNIMEEMRNMTPSNLLMNQSIPESIGPVRVDELLKPPVVNRPPEKRQRVPSAYNRFIKEEIQRIKAGNPDISHREAFSAAAKNWAHFPHIHFGLMPDDQPLKKPSACQQDERRYHNLNQQCGDVVIYQSIDGDYGLF
- the LOC111906346 gene encoding axial regulator YABBY 1 isoform X2 is translated as MSSSASFQPDHHHHHHHLSPTPEQLCYVQCNFCETVLAVSVPCSSLFTTVTVRCGHCTNLLSVNMRAHLLPAAAAASANQLHFGHNFFSHQNIMEEMRNMTPSNLLMNQSIPESIGPVRVDELLKPPVVNRPPEKRQRVPSAYNRFIKEEIQRIKAGNPDISHREAFSAAAKNWAHFPHIHFGLMPDDQPLKKPSACQQEGDDLRLKDGFLSSGNVGVSPY